In one Nicotiana tomentosiformis chromosome 6, ASM39032v3, whole genome shotgun sequence genomic region, the following are encoded:
- the LOC138893921 gene encoding uncharacterized protein, translating into MTRNFLDKYFSSAKTGKFKIEIHNFCQKETKTIFEACERFKEIVRKCQHSGIELWMQLQEFWEGLTSASHRTLSNVVGGNLMKKTPKKIVTILDELSDDTNQWPSKSAKRRRSIGVHQVDSNTSVQVQLDAMAKEIRKLTLAKYKVIHMQCVIYVFFVEFTWGTANAWKQNNPRPQRQGAPGFMNHQRQQFQPQQAIQSGIEDLMKAFILKTDERLETHSAAIREHGAAIKELGTDFRNLERQVGELATLLSERIPGTLPADTERNPKETLNVVTLRSEKVLKDLTPIKKDARLEKKVGCS; encoded by the exons atgaccagaaatttccttgataaatatttctcctcagctaaaacaGGCAAGTTCAAAatagaaatccataacttctgccagaaagagactaaaactatttttgaagcatgtgAGAGGTTCAAGGAGATAGTTAggaagtgtcaacatagcggaattgaactctggatgcaacttcAAGAATTTTGGGAAGGATTGACATCGGCCTCacatagaacattgagcaatgtagTTGGAGGTaatttgatgaagaagactccaaagaagatagtcacaattcttgatgagCTGTCTGATGAtacaaatcagtggccctctaagagtgctaaaagaagaagatcaattgGTGTTCATCAAGTTGAttctaacacatctgtgcaggtacaacttgatgctatggctaaagaaatacgaaAGCTGACCTTAGCTAAATACAAAGTGATCCACATGCAGTGTGTGATATATGTG TTTTTCGTGGAGTTCACTTGGGGTACTGCGAATGCATGGAAACAAAACAACCCCAGACCTCAAAgacaaggagctcctggttttaTGAACCACcagaggcagcaatttcagcctcaacaagCCATTCAGTCTGGCATAGAAGATCTTATGAAGGCCTTCATTCTGAAAACTgatgagaggcttgaaactcatAGCGCAGCTATAAGGGAacatggagcagctatcaaagaactagGCACTGATTTTCGAAACTTGGAAAGACAGGTTGGGGAGCTAGCCACTCTATTGTCTGAGAGGATTCCCGGAACTCTCCccgctgatactgaaagaaatcccaaagaaacattgaatgttgtaactctgagaagtgagaaagtgttgaaagatctcACCCCAATCAAAAAAGATGCGAGACTTGAAAAGAAAGTGGGGTGCAGCTGA